From Candidatus Poribacteria bacterium, one genomic window encodes:
- a CDS encoding TolC family protein: MMRKVRLLHQMTTIVIGIILMLGILMQTEVHGMTQTEAIPEQTDIKALFAETLELPNLIRVAVDRNPKVKAAKARWQATIEQYPQVTALPDPMFMYGYFLRSVETRVGPQNHRVSFSQMFPYPGTLDAAGAVVKKAIEIESVKHEQVIRDLIVQLKLSYHELAYLQRAVELTRQNHELVTSILTIATTRYAEGKVALNDVLKAQSQLAQLEYDLVLLEELQRVEHANIKGILSVPSTTALGVIVPVAYEPLDVTLADVEKQALAKRQELRIAELTIEKATEGIALAELQTKPMLKFDLMTIETGKALMFDTPGSGKNPFSIGVGVTIPWSSLKNSSKVREAQQKRETVTANKRTLEDETKVALQKIYFRLENARRLIELYETTLIPQAGAAIEIAETWHQEGPKSITGFLETQSVWLNFNLARLRAIADYQQNVARLEQLVGGKIDDSQTAQ; this comes from the coding sequence ATGATGCGTAAAGTTAGGTTACTCCATCAAATGACAACAATTGTTATCGGCATCATACTGATGTTGGGAATTCTGATGCAAACTGAAGTACATGGAATGACTCAGACAGAAGCAATCCCGGAACAAACCGATATTAAAGCTCTATTTGCTGAAACCCTTGAACTACCGAATTTAATTCGAGTCGCTGTTGACCGTAATCCAAAAGTTAAAGCCGCAAAGGCACGATGGCAAGCGACAATTGAACAGTATCCGCAAGTGACAGCATTGCCTGATCCGATGTTCATGTATGGATACTTCTTGCGAAGTGTAGAAACGCGGGTTGGACCTCAAAACCATCGGGTCAGTTTTTCACAAATGTTTCCATATCCCGGCACCCTTGATGCAGCTGGGGCGGTCGTCAAAAAAGCGATTGAGATTGAAAGCGTGAAGCACGAGCAGGTGATACGCGATCTCATTGTTCAACTGAAACTGAGTTACCACGAATTGGCGTATCTCCAACGCGCTGTCGAACTAACACGGCAAAATCACGAACTGGTAACCTCTATTCTCACGATTGCGACTACACGTTATGCAGAAGGGAAGGTAGCACTCAATGATGTGTTGAAGGCACAAAGTCAACTCGCGCAGTTGGAATACGATCTCGTACTGCTGGAAGAATTGCAGCGCGTTGAACATGCAAACATCAAGGGTATCCTATCTGTTCCTTCAACAACCGCGCTTGGGGTGATAGTGCCTGTTGCTTACGAACCGCTTGATGTGACGTTAGCCGATGTGGAAAAGCAGGCATTAGCAAAACGACAAGAGTTGCGAATTGCAGAGTTAACCATTGAAAAAGCCACCGAAGGGATTGCTCTTGCAGAACTCCAAACCAAGCCCATGCTTAAGTTTGACTTAATGACGATAGAAACGGGCAAAGCCTTGATGTTTGATACACCCGGCAGCGGTAAAAACCCGTTTAGCATCGGTGTCGGTGTGACAATTCCGTGGTCAAGTTTGAAGAACAGCAGCAAGGTGCGCGAGGCTCAGCAAAAGCGTGAGACTGTCACAGCGAACAAACGCACCTTGGAGGACGAAACGAAGGTTGCCCTCCAGAAAATTTATTTTCGGCTTGAAAACGCTCGACGGCTTATCGAACTCTATGAAACGACACTTATTCCACAAGCCGGTGCTGCTATTGAAATCGCTGAGACATGGCATCAGGAAGGACCCAAGAGTATTACAGGATTTCTTGAGACGCAAAGTGTCTGGTTGAATTTTAATCTCGCTCGATTGCGTGCGATTGCAGACTATCAACAGAATGTAGCTCGGTTGGAGCAGCTTGTTGGAGGAAAGATTGATGATTCGCAAACTGCGCAATAA
- a CDS encoding TolC family protein, with the protein MIRKLRNKDKWRFHYRKCPVTLYISLIILTVLVGGCASRRLETYQELRNTAVQQPAYYYTEVEKKITNTESELIVEPDPFLNEIEAKVLRYQKQWQAQLESEIPVLNLFYDLSTDTMKAYRELAASPEDAKARLAQPIGLELLVALGYEWNPGLKAAREKIRAVLEQYPQAAYLENVLRQYNAFTKQLDTKVGPMTHKEMMAMKFPFPGTLALKGQVITEDVLIAQKEFEITLRDLVTKIKLAYYDYLFVTEATRINEENQKLLQQMIAIAQTKFRVGQGKYSNVIMAQVELSKLANVIITLEQRRETIIARINTLLNSSADLPLGDPVPIEEDRVTPTLAELYELAVENRQEIQKQKLAIGKMALVVEMAKQMTYPDPTLGASYFENRSVPDLKHTQKMPMTFMTQRTLNPINTAWFAHRDSYIHEMDVKIEAMEHRIEELESSLRFVVKKHHFGMETANRSIRLYRQTLLPQARQALEAANTAYQAAQIDFLSFLDAQRTLLNLRIEEQRALRDYHQHLTQLEQAVGVILPKQPLTQE; encoded by the coding sequence ATGATTCGCAAACTGCGCAATAAAGACAAATGGCGTTTTCACTATCGAAAGTGTCCTGTTACCTTATACATCAGTCTCATAATACTCACTGTTTTGGTAGGTGGGTGTGCAAGTCGTCGACTGGAGACGTACCAAGAGTTGCGGAACACTGCGGTCCAACAGCCAGCATATTACTATACTGAAGTCGAAAAAAAGATTACCAATACTGAAAGTGAACTGATTGTAGAACCTGACCCATTTCTCAACGAGATTGAAGCAAAGGTGTTGAGATACCAGAAACAGTGGCAAGCCCAATTGGAAAGTGAAATACCGGTGCTAAATCTGTTTTACGATCTTTCGACGGACACTATGAAAGCCTATCGGGAATTGGCAGCATCCCCTGAAGACGCGAAAGCCAGACTTGCACAACCTATTGGGTTGGAACTCTTGGTGGCACTCGGATATGAATGGAATCCGGGTTTGAAGGCTGCTCGTGAAAAAATTCGAGCGGTACTGGAGCAATACCCGCAAGCCGCTTACTTAGAGAATGTGTTACGTCAGTATAACGCTTTCACAAAGCAACTTGACACGAAAGTCGGACCGATGACCCATAAAGAGATGATGGCAATGAAATTTCCGTTCCCGGGGACCTTAGCGTTGAAAGGACAGGTCATCACTGAAGATGTGCTAATCGCCCAAAAAGAGTTTGAAATCACCCTGAGAGATTTGGTGACGAAAATAAAGTTGGCTTACTACGATTATCTTTTTGTCACTGAGGCGACCCGTATTAACGAGGAAAATCAAAAATTGCTACAGCAAATGATTGCTATTGCGCAAACGAAGTTTCGTGTCGGGCAAGGCAAATATTCAAACGTCATTATGGCACAAGTGGAGTTATCGAAGTTGGCAAATGTGATTATTACGCTTGAACAGCGGCGGGAAACTATTATTGCACGCATTAATACATTGTTGAATAGTTCTGCGGATTTACCGTTAGGGGATCCTGTGCCAATTGAAGAGGATCGTGTGACACCTACTTTGGCTGAACTGTATGAATTAGCCGTTGAAAACCGTCAAGAAATTCAAAAACAGAAGTTGGCGATCGGTAAGATGGCTTTGGTTGTAGAGATGGCGAAGCAAATGACATATCCTGATCCGACCCTCGGTGCAAGTTACTTTGAAAACCGGAGCGTGCCGGACCTGAAACATACACAAAAAATGCCCATGACTTTTATGACGCAACGCACATTAAATCCGATAAACACGGCGTGGTTCGCACACCGAGATTCATATATCCATGAAATGGATGTAAAAATTGAGGCAATGGAGCATCGGATTGAAGAACTTGAGAGCAGTCTTCGCTTTGTTGTGAAAAAACATCATTTTGGGATGGAGACGGCGAATAGGAGTATCCGCCTCTACCGTCAGACCCTGCTACCACAAGCGCGGCAGGCGTTAGAGGCTGCGAATACAGCCTATCAAGCGGCGCAAATTGACTTTTTGAGTTTTCTTGATGCCCAACGCACTTTGTTAAATTTGAGGATTGAAGAGCAGCGGGCACTGCGCGATTATCACCAACATCTTACGCAGTTGGAACAGGCAGTTGGTGTGATATTGCCCAAACAACCACTGACCCAAGAATAG